GGAAAGAAAAGATTCAATAGAGTTAAATCCGGCTGCAGAAAGCTTATATTCATCTGCTATATCTAAAAAGTCGTGGCTATCTATGCCCGATTCACTGCACATGCACTTTATGAAATCATCATAGCCTATTGATTTTCTTATGAAGTCTATTGCCGTGCATGCATCCATATGATTCATGGTTTTCAAACCGCTGAATAACTCATCGATTTTTTGTATTTCGTATGCTTTAAGGGGGCATTTTTTAAACGAATCATATAAACTGCATTTACCATTCAAAAATTGCTTAATTGAAGCATTTAATGCATTCTTGTGTATATATCTTACAGGCTTGTTGATTATTCGGGAAATTGAAAGGGTATCGTTATTGTCCAACGATAGTTTCAGATAAGCCGTAAGATCTCTGCAAATCCAGTTATTATAAAAATTATTCATGGTATCCCTTATGCTAAGGGGCATGTTCCTTTTTATAAGCTCATCTATAATGGCCCTTGATTGAATGTTGCACCTGTAAAGCACGGCAAAATCGCCATACGTATAACCGCATTTTGTCATTTCTTCAATCGTATCGGCTATGAATGACGATTCCGCTTCCTCATCGGGAGGCGATAAAAATACGGGTTTGCTTTTCACTCCTATATATGATTTCATATCTTTTTCTTTTCTCATGCTGTTATTCGATATTATTCTTTTAGATAGCTCTACGATCTCAAAGGAGGATCTATAATTTATATTGAGCAGCACTGTTTTGCAACCCTTAAAGCTTTTCTCAAAGTCAACCATACAGTGCGGATATGCGCCTCTGAAGCTGTATATGCTCTGGTCATCATCGCCGACAGCGCATATATTGTTTTGTGGAGAGCATAATAATTTTACGATATCAAATTGCATTCTGCATGAATCCTGAAATTCATCTATGAGGAAATATTTATACTTTTTTTTGTAGAATGACAGAAGGTTGCTATCGGATTCAAGTATTTTCTTGCATATAATCATCATATCGTCAAAATCTATACATCTTAGGAGCTTTTTTTGCCCGCCGTATTTTTGAAGTATCGAGAGAAATAGAGCCCTTGATACTTTTTCCAAGTTGCATCTTCCAATATCTTCTCCGCAAGTGCGGAATATCGATATATTGTTTAATATCGCTTGAACTGTTTCTTCATCATATGGTTGATTTTCATGCCTTAGTATATTTTTAATGATTCCATAAGTTTTATCCTGGTCCAGTACGGCGACTTGCCTTCCATAATATGTATTTATAATCTTATAAAATGTAGAATGGAATGTCCCGAAATTTACTTCATCAAAATGGTGCCTTGCATCTGAAAAGATGTTCTGGAATCTCTGCTTCATTTCGTTTGCAGCGGCTTTTGTAAATGTTATTACAAGTATGCTTGAAGGATTCACCTTTATCTTTTCAATAAGGTACCCGGCCCTGCCAGTTATAACGCTTGTTTTCCCGCTTCCGGGGCCTGCTGCAACAAGCAGGGGACCGTTTACATAAGTTATGGCATCCTTTTGCCGTTCATTATAATAGATGCCGGCGTTTTCGAGTTTCTTAAAAAAATCCATCGTATACCTCACAAAACCATAAATGAATTTTGCTATGAAAATGTTTTATATTTCGATTCTGCAAAAAATAAAACCAAAATAGCATATCGTTTCAGTTTAAATTTTATCCAGAGGATGTTTTTTTAATCTGCAGTTTCGGGTTTATCAAATATAAAATATGCGCTTTAAATCGGAACAATCTGTAGAAAAATAAAACCAATTTGTATTATACTATATGAAGGATGGTAGTATATGAGTTAAGGGATGGAGAGTAGAATGAAAAAGATAATATTAACAGGCGGGGGATCAGCAGGACATGTTACCCCAAACCTTGCACTAATTGATGAATTGTTAAAAGACGGGTGGGAAGTGCATTATATAGGTACAAAATCGGGTATTGAAAGAAGCATTATAAAGGATAAGAGGATTATTTATCATGCGGTAAATGCAGGCAAATTAAGAAGATATTTTAATGCAAAGAATTTTACCGATCCTTTCAGGGTACTTGAAGGTATATTTCAGTCATTTTCTATTGTGAAAAAAATAAAGCCGAAAGTCATATTTTCAAAAGGTGGGTTCGTATCGGTACCGGTTGTCATAGGAGGATGGATGAATGGGATACCAGTTATAATACACGAATCCGACATGACTCCGGGTCTTGCAAATAAGATATCTGCTGCTTTTGCATCGAAAATCTGCATTAATTTCCCGAGCACTGAGAAGTATTTCAGCAAAGGGAAGGTCGTTTATACAGGAACGCCTATAAGAAAGGGGATCTTAAACGGCAGCTATAACACAGGACTTGGAATTTGCGGTTTTGAGGCAAACAAACCCGTTGTCATGGTTATGGGTGGAAGCCTTGGCTCCAGGAGGATAAATAGCCTCATACGCAAGGCTCTTCCGCATCTGTTAAAAAGTTTTCAGGTTGTTCACGTATGCGGAAGGGGCAATGTAGATCCGTCGCTTTCAGGTTTAAATGGATACAAGCAATTTGAATATGTAAATGAAGAGCAGCCGCATCTTTTTAAAATAGCTAATCTTATAATATCGAGGGCGGGAGCAAATTCGATATTCGAATTTTTAAAATTAAAGCTTCCAAACATACTTATCCCTCTATCGACCAATTCCAGCAGAGGTGACCAGATTTATAACGCCAGATATTTTGAAAAGATGGGCTTTAGCAAGGTTCTGTTTGAGGAGAATATAAATGCGGATATATTATGCCAGGCGATATTCGATGTTTATAACAGCCGGGGTAAATATATCGAAAGCATGCGTAGGAAACAAACACCCGATGGAACGGCAGAAATCATGAAGCTTATAACGGCATATGATAATTGAAGTGTTTAAAACATCACAGGTATATATTACGAATCGAAGTTCTATAAAGATATAATTTGCATATTTTATAGTGTAATTTTAAAATTTGCAGGGGAGAAAGATGGACTTATCAAAGCTTGTAATAGTTGCATTGATAGGTGAAGCCCTATGGGAAACGGCGAAGCTTTTCTGGCAGCAGGGGAAATTTTCCATCGACAGAATCGGTTCCGTGCTTATAGGAGTGTTTCTGGCAGTTTTAACAGGGCTTGATTTATTTCAGGTCATAGGTATTCCGATTAACATACCCGTGGTAGGGGAAGTGCTTACAGGGATTTTAGTAAGCAGAGGAGCCAATTTCATGCATGATATCATAGGCAGCATGAATAGCGTATACACTAAAAGCAAGACCGGAAACAAAAACTAATCCAAGGGTTGTACTCAGATTATTCGAAGAATATTATTTCAATCGCTAAGCTCACAGTCTAAAGAGTCTGTAAACTTGTTCAGGGCAGAATCAAAACTCGCTACGTATGAAACATTGATTCTGCTTATCCTGAACATGCGTTAACAGACTCTAAAGCCTTTCCGCTAATTGCTCTTTCCATAATATTCTTCGAATAATATATATACATCCATGAACTAGTTTTTGCTTATAGCAACCTGTTTTTGCATTTCACTGGCATTATATGAAAGATTATTCTCGATAAATATCTGATGCCACAGCATAAATATCAGTATCGTCCACAGTCTGCGTCCATAATCTACAGGCCCTTTTCTATGCTTTTCAAGCATTTTAAGTACATTTTGCTTATTGATATATCTATCTGTTTCACTTTCATTTATAAGCTTTACAGCCCAATCATAAAGCTCATCTTTTAGCCAGTGCCTGTATGGGACCGGGAAGCCCAGTTTTTTTCTTGTGATTACTGAATCGGGTATTATGCCCTTAAACGCCTCACGCAGTGCGTATTTAGTCGTACCATTTCCTATTTTTTCTTCAAGGGTCAGTTTTGACGCCACGTTGAATACCTCTTTATCGAGAAAAGGAACCCTGAGCTCCAGGGAATTTGCCATAGTCATCCTGTCCGCTTTGACAAGTATGTCTCCTCTCAGCCAGGTATTTATATCGATATATTGCATCTTTGTAGTATCGTCATAATCTTTTGCCTCATTATAATAAGGTTCGGTTACATTTTCATATTTTAACGATTCATCGAAATTGTTCAGGATATATCTCTTATCCTCGTCATTAAATACAAATGCATTTCCTACATACCTTTTTTCGATGGGGGAACAGCCCCTTTCAATGAAACTTTTACCCTTTACGCCTTCGGGTATCAGCCTTGACATGGATTTTAAAGCCTTTTTAGCAGGCTTCGGGATATACTTGAACATGCTTAATGAAACAGGTTCGCGGTAAATATTGTATCCGCCGAAAAGCTCATCTGAGCCTTCTCCTGACAGCACAACCTTTACGTATTTTCTAGCTTCTCTTGCCACAAAATAAAGTGGAACGGCTGCAGGATCTGCCATCGGCTCATCCATATGCCATATTATTTTTGGAAGTTCATCGATAAACTCCTGAACTGTTATAACTTTGCTTATATTTTCGACGCCTAATTCTTCTGCTGTATCCTTGGCAAGATCTATTTCGCTGTATCCATTTCGCTCAAATCCTACAGTGAAAGTTTTTATGGCAGGGTTTATTTTGCTTGCAAGGGCTACGATAATTGTGGAATCGATTCCTCCGGATAAGAAAGCTCCTACCGGAACATCGCTCCTCATATGGACTTTGACCGAATCCTCCATGGCTTTTCTTATTTCAATAATCCTTTTATCAAAGTCTGTTTTAACAGGATTAAAACTTATGGACCAGTAACTCCCTGTGACAACTTTTTCGCCAGGCTTTTTCGTAATAGTATGGCCAGGTTCAAGAATTGAAACGGCTTTAAGTATCGTATCGGGTTCGGGTACGAATTGAAAAGTCAAGTAATTGTATAAGGCTTTAATATTTAAATCCTTTGGAATGCCGTTCAAGCACAAAAGGCTTTTCTTTTCGGAAGCGCAGCAAACTCCGCTTTCGTTTTCTATGTAATAGAAAGGCTTTATGCCAAAGGGATCTCTTGCACCAAACATTGTTTTTGTTTGTTTATCCCATATTACAAATGCAAACATTCCTCTTAAATATTTTACGGACTCGGCTCCCAAGTATTTATACATTGCAAGTATTACTTCGGTATCGGATTGCGTTGAAAAATGAAAGCCTTTTTTAATAAGATCTTCACGAAGTTCAACATAATTATATATTTCTCCGTTAAATACAATGCGATATCGCCCGTCATCATAAGGAAATGGCTGACTGCCATTTTGAAGGTCTATAATACTCAGCCTTCTAAAACCCATACACATATTGCCGTCCACATAAAAGCCCTCGTCGTCAGGACCTCTGTGCTTTATGATGTCCGTCATTTTTTTTAATGTTTCCATTTCCATATCTTTATCGCTTATTTCTTTATCTGATAAAAGCGTTACAAAACCGCACAAAATTATCAACTCCCCGGATATTTAGAAAATAATTTTATATATTTGAAGTATAAACATAGAACAGTAATATGTCAATTGTATATTTAGCTTCCTTCAATTCGCAATATGAACTTATGTTATTTTGAGCACTCATTCATTGT
The window above is part of the Clostridiales bacterium genome. Proteins encoded here:
- a CDS encoding ATP-dependent helicase gives rise to the protein MDFFKKLENAGIYYNERQKDAITYVNGPLLVAAGPGSGKTSVITGRAGYLIEKIKVNPSSILVITFTKAAANEMKQRFQNIFSDARHHFDEVNFGTFHSTFYKIINTYYGRQVAVLDQDKTYGIIKNILRHENQPYDEETVQAILNNISIFRTCGEDIGRCNLEKVSRALFLSILQKYGGQKKLLRCIDFDDMMIICKKILESDSNLLSFYKKKYKYFLIDEFQDSCRMQFDIVKLLCSPQNNICAVGDDDQSIYSFRGAYPHCMVDFEKSFKGCKTVLLNINYRSSFEIVELSKRIISNNSMRKEKDMKSYIGVKSKPVFLSPPDEEAESSFIADTIEEMTKCGYTYGDFAVLYRCNIQSRAIIDELIKRNMPLSIRDTMNNFYNNWICRDLTAYLKLSLDNNDTLSISRIINKPVRYIHKNALNASIKQFLNGKCSLYDSFKKCPLKAYEIQKIDELFSGLKTMNHMDACTAIDFIRKSIGYDDFIKCMCSESGIDSHDFLDIADEYKLSAAGFNSIESFLSHINQVSEVLKDKKIKNNKRESVVLSTIHGAKGLEFTCVFIIGVTEGFLPHIKSIKNGENIDEERRLFYVAVTRSKTNLFISYPKKHHGKSTKTSRFISELSNNNRSIKKNSGIYNAGELISHKIFGIGKVMGLYDGVVEIKFRKGGLKQLDIKTCIDNKLIDR
- a CDS encoding undecaprenyldiphospho-muramoylpentapeptide beta-N-acetylglucosaminyltransferase, with protein sequence MKKIILTGGGSAGHVTPNLALIDELLKDGWEVHYIGTKSGIERSIIKDKRIIYHAVNAGKLRRYFNAKNFTDPFRVLEGIFQSFSIVKKIKPKVIFSKGGFVSVPVVIGGWMNGIPVIIHESDMTPGLANKISAAFASKICINFPSTEKYFSKGKVVYTGTPIRKGILNGSYNTGLGICGFEANKPVVMVMGGSLGSRRINSLIRKALPHLLKSFQVVHVCGRGNVDPSLSGLNGYKQFEYVNEEQPHLFKIANLIISRAGANSIFEFLKLKLPNILIPLSTNSSRGDQIYNARYFEKMGFSKVLFEENINADILCQAIFDVYNSRGKYIESMRRKQTPDGTAEIMKLITAYDN
- the asnB gene encoding asparagine synthase (glutamine-hydrolyzing) — encoded protein: MCGFVTLLSDKEISDKDMEMETLKKMTDIIKHRGPDDEGFYVDGNMCMGFRRLSIIDLQNGSQPFPYDDGRYRIVFNGEIYNYVELREDLIKKGFHFSTQSDTEVILAMYKYLGAESVKYLRGMFAFVIWDKQTKTMFGARDPFGIKPFYYIENESGVCCASEKKSLLCLNGIPKDLNIKALYNYLTFQFVPEPDTILKAVSILEPGHTITKKPGEKVVTGSYWSISFNPVKTDFDKRIIEIRKAMEDSVKVHMRSDVPVGAFLSGGIDSTIIVALASKINPAIKTFTVGFERNGYSEIDLAKDTAEELGVENISKVITVQEFIDELPKIIWHMDEPMADPAAVPLYFVAREARKYVKVVLSGEGSDELFGGYNIYREPVSLSMFKYIPKPAKKALKSMSRLIPEGVKGKSFIERGCSPIEKRYVGNAFVFNDEDKRYILNNFDESLKYENVTEPYYNEAKDYDDTTKMQYIDINTWLRGDILVKADRMTMANSLELRVPFLDKEVFNVASKLTLEEKIGNGTTKYALREAFKGIIPDSVITRKKLGFPVPYRHWLKDELYDWAVKLINESETDRYINKQNVLKMLEKHRKGPVDYGRRLWTILIFMLWHQIFIENNLSYNASEMQKQVAISKN